A genomic segment from Nicotiana tabacum cultivar K326 chromosome 9, ASM71507v2, whole genome shotgun sequence encodes:
- the LOC107796301 gene encoding uncharacterized protein LOC107796301, whose amino-acid sequence MAASSGGPIFLKSINLSGVVKGGEYIANLFIKSIEEVGASNVVQVITDNASNMNLVGSTVEQTYPHIFWTPCVVHSLNLALKNMCQPSEKSTQFINCKWILDLIGEVSSLKNFVLNHDMAHALFQKHSALSLLKVAEMRFASHVVMASHVHQVKASLERMVMDDDWRNYKGDKVIEAKTREIKSLVMNDEWWDKIEYFLKFTEPIVSMLRSADLDAPKLHLVYDMWDTMIEKVKAIIFEQEGNDLIVGQSYFFYTIQEILVVRWNKSNTLLHCMAHSLVPKYYHESWLKGEGNGVRRLAPNENREISLNRVKYFQRYFKDSNDLKQASLEYGVFASGSGFFSETHVVEAMMYEEPLSWWANHSVNALLLQSLAYKLLSQPASSSCCERNWSTYSLIHSIKRNKLETSRAEDLVFMYYNLCLFSRQKETYTSGPSKYWDVVYVNPFVIGKYQAVLIKLSPGAGVYYP is encoded by the exons ATGGCGGCTTCTAGTGGTggtccaatatttttaaaatcaatcaATTTAAGTGGCGTTGTGAAGGGTGGAGAATATATAGCTAATTTGTTCATTAAATCAATTGAGGAAGTTGGTGCAAGTAATGTTGTTCAAGTTATCACCGATAATGCAAGTAATATGAATCTTGTCGGTTCTACGGTTGAGCAAACTTATCCACATATATTCTGGACACCATGTGTTGTTCATAGTTTGAACCTTGCACTAAAAAACATGTGCCAACCTTCCGAAAAATCAACTCAATTTATAAATTGCAAATGGATTTTAGATTTGATTGGTGAAGTTAGTAGCTTGAAAAATTTTGTGTTGAATCATGATATGGCTCATGCTCTTTTTCAAAAGCATTCAGCGTTGTCTTTGTTGAAAGTTGCTGAAATGAGATTTGCATCTCATGTTGTCATGGCTAGTCATGTTCATCAAGTGAAAGCATCTTTGGAAAGAATGGTAATGGATGATGATTGGAGAAACTATAAGGGAGATAAAGTGATTGAAGCTAAAACGCGTGAAATTAAATCCCTTGTAATGAATGACGAATGGTGGGATAAGATTGAGTACTTTTTAAAGTTTACCGAACCAATTGTGTCTATGCTTAGAAGTGCCGATCTTGATGCTCCAAAGTTGCATCTTGTTTATGATATGTGGGATACAATGATCGAAAAAGTGAAAGCAATTATCTTTGAACAAGAGGGAAATGATCTTATTGTCGGGCAATCATACTTTTTTTATACAATTCAAGAAATTCTTGTTGTTAGGTGGAATAAGAGTAACACCCTTTTACATTGTATGGCACATTCTTTGGTACCAAAATACTACCATGAATCATGGCTTAAAGGGGAAGGCAATGGGGTTCGAAGGCTTGCTCCAAATGAGAATAGAGAGATTTCCTTAAATAGAGTTAAATACTTTCAAAGATACTTTAAAGATTCAAATGATCTAAAACAAGCGTCTTTGGAGTATGGAGTATTCGCAAGTGGTAGTGGTTTCTTTAGCGAGACTCATGTGGTTGAGGCTATGATGTATGAGGAGCCTCTATCTTGGTGGGCTAACCATAGTGTAAACGCTCTACTTTTGCAAAGCTTGGCATACAAATTGCTTTCACAGCcggcttcttcttcttgttgcGAAAGGAATTGGAGCACCTATTCGTTGATCCATAGTATCAAAAGAAACAAGTTAGAAACTTCTAGAGCCGAAGATCTAGTTTTTATGTACTACAATCTTTGCTTGTTTTCTCGTCAAAAAGAAACATATACAAGTGGCCCAAGCAAGTATTGGGATGTGG TGTATGTGAATCCATTTGTCATTGGCAAATACCAAGCAGTACTTAtcaagctctcaccaggcgccGGGGTATATTATCCATAG